Genomic window (Candidatus Zixiibacteriota bacterium):
AAAGCACCTATGCTATCGAATATTGTGATGATTTTATGGTCAAAATTCGGTATCTGAACTGCACCTTTCTGAATATTTTTCGGGAGTTCGGTCTCGAGGATTTTGTGCCCTCATATTGTCAGACCGATTATATTACCTGCCGCCGGATACACCCCGATATAGCCATGACCCGCACGCAGACCCTGGCCGAGGGGGCCGCTTACTGCGACCACTGCTGGACATTTGTCGCCGGGCGAAAATCATAGTCCTTAGCTCTTTAAATCATCCCGCCCCGGAGAGCGACACCATTTGTGGCGCAAAGCCTATTACATTCCTTATTCTTTCCAATCAGGTATCAGGGATAAAACGTAAATTGAATTTGAATAATTAAAACTTGTTTTGGCGGATTCAAACGCATATTTTTTGTGATAAGAGAGACTGGAATCTTTTGAGGCCCTGAACATCATGATATGAACCCCAAAAATCACTCATTTGAAATATGGAAAGCTTTCCGTGAGAAGGCCGATATTTTCTCGGACTATACGGCGGTGTTGTCGGTCTCAGGTCAGGTCACTTTTAAAGAACTTTATGGGAAAGCCGAGCAATTATCAGAGTCGCTGAGCAAATCGGGAATTCAGCCGGGAGATGTTATCGGTATCGCGTTGCCCAATATAACCGATTTTGTCATATCATTTTTGGCTCTCTGCCGTCTTTCGGCGATCGTAGCGCTGATTTCTCCCAAATATCAGACTTCTGAATTGAAGGCTGTCATTGATAATCTGGCGCCCCGCTGCCTTTTGGTTTCTTCGGGGCAGCTCGGCGATTTCGAGCGAAAAATCACGTCTTACAGAGCCGACATGATTGAAACCAAAATAAATAATGAAATTACCTGCCTGACATTCCCGGATAATCCTTCCGCCGGGAAACGCCATCCGTTTCTGGATGACGCTGCTCTGATCAAGTTTACCTCCGGTTCCACCGGCGAACCGAAAGGGATTGCTCTATCGGCGGCCAATATCCTGGCCGAAACCGAGAATGTGGTCGACACCCTGCAGATGACCCAGAAGGATCGGATACTCGCGGTCGTGCCGATTTCGCACTCTTACGGATTTGACCTGGGAGTGCTGGCGATGCTGTCTTCGGGCGCAACGCTTGTGCTCGGAGAAAACTTCATCCCCCGCCGTATTCTATCCGACCTTGAAACCAGGGGAATTACCATTTTCCTCGGCGTCCCCAGCATGTACCGTTTCTTTTTGGAGACCCCCTTAAATATGCCGCCCGATCTGTCGCAGATCCGCTATCTGCTTTCATGCACGGCGCCGCTGAGCCCGCAAATGATTATTGAATTCGCGTCAAAATTCGGCCAGCCGCTTTGCCAGCATTACGGTTCCTCCGAGACGGGAGCGGTGACAACGCATGTCCCGGCCAAGGTTTATACGCACCCCGATTCGGTCGGGCTGCCGATGAGAAATGTGCAGATTGGCATCTATGATCGTGATGGGAACGAGCTTTCCGCCGATGAAGAGGGTGAAGTGGTTGTCAGAAGCAGAGCGGTCGCTCTCGGATATATTATGGGTGAGCCGAAGGATAGGATTACAATCACGGATGGTACTTACCGGACCGGCGATACCGGCGTTCTTGATAAGAACGGCTATCTTTATATTCGGGGGCGTATCGATGGTATGATTAATGTCGGCGGCCATAAAGTATCGCCGCTGGAGGTCGCGCAGGTTCTGGAAAGTCATTCGGCGGTGAGAGAAGCCGCGGTTATCGGTGTCATCGATCAGTCCGGAGGACAAATTGTCTATGCGGCAGTCACCCTGAAAAGCGCCGCTATGGAAAATGACATTCTGGAGTTCTGCCGCCGGCATCTGGCCGAATACAAAGTACCGCGCCGAATCGACATCATGGATTCACTTCCACGAACCGCCGCCGGAAAAGTCAAACTCGACCCGGAGAATATCAAATGGTAGAGCGGGAACAGATAACGGCCGAGATTATCCGCCTGCTGCGTCGACGCGCCCTGGCCGGCTCCGGACGCGAGATACCGCTTGATGCCCCGTTGGGTGAAACCGGGCTGGGGCTTGATTCGCTGGCGATGGTGGAATTTATAACCGCGCTGGAGAAGACTTTCGAGGTTGAGTTTCCGGAAAATATCTGGGTCGAGCGGGATAAATTTACGCCCGGCAATTTCGTTGAGATGATCCTGAGCCTGCGCCCGGCGAAAA
Coding sequences:
- a CDS encoding L-2-amino-thiazoline-4-carboxylic acid hydrolase, whose protein sequence is MTEDEKQLERLAELRPLCRFIQTAVEQLGREKAKELAAVAFEKYACDRFVAPYNDTPLDERWEMFREAIINGADESTYAIEYCDDFMVKIRYLNCTFLNIFREFGLEDFVPSYCQTDYITCRRIHPDIAMTRTQTLAEGAAYCDHCWTFVAGRKS
- a CDS encoding class I adenylate-forming enzyme family protein, whose protein sequence is MNPKNHSFEIWKAFREKADIFSDYTAVLSVSGQVTFKELYGKAEQLSESLSKSGIQPGDVIGIALPNITDFVISFLALCRLSAIVALISPKYQTSELKAVIDNLAPRCLLVSSGQLGDFERKITSYRADMIETKINNEITCLTFPDNPSAGKRHPFLDDAALIKFTSGSTGEPKGIALSAANILAETENVVDTLQMTQKDRILAVVPISHSYGFDLGVLAMLSSGATLVLGENFIPRRILSDLETRGITIFLGVPSMYRFFLETPLNMPPDLSQIRYLLSCTAPLSPQMIIEFASKFGQPLCQHYGSSETGAVTTHVPAKVYTHPDSVGLPMRNVQIGIYDRDGNELSADEEGEVVVRSRAVALGYIMGEPKDRITITDGTYRTGDTGVLDKNGYLYIRGRIDGMINVGGHKVSPLEVAQVLESHSAVREAAVIGVIDQSGGQIVYAAVTLKSAAMENDILEFCRRHLAEYKVPRRIDIMDSLPRTAAGKVKLDPENIKW